A stretch of the Nothobranchius furzeri strain GRZ-AD chromosome 5, NfurGRZ-RIMD1, whole genome shotgun sequence genome encodes the following:
- the LOC139069948 gene encoding uncharacterized protein isoform X2 — translation MEEGHFAGSEPSARQNILIHHVLTPDLLTRQQQVAPTDDETGKELVLALYDYQEKSPGEVTMKKGDILTLLNSTNKLNEDGETGRTWSRSRSCRRSLTTSRRSDFSSSLSSSSSCQISSGDNQQVLLSCRT, via the exons atggaggaag gtcacttcgctggttcagaaccctcggcccgtcagaacattcttatccaccacgttctaacaccagacctgttaacccgacagcaacaagtggctccaactgacgatgagaccgggaaggagctggttctggctctgtacgactaccaggagaagagtcctggagaggtcaccatgaagaagggcgacatcctcacgctgctcaacagcaccaacaag ctgaatgaggatggagagacgggtcggacctggagcaggtcgaggtcttgcagaagaagtttgacgacttccagaaggtcggacttttcctcctctctgtcttccagcagcagctgtcagatcagctcaggtgataatcagcaggtgcttttgtcctgcaggacctga
- the LOC139069948 gene encoding spectrin alpha chain, non-erythrocytic 1-like isoform X5 gives MEEGHFAGSEPSARQNILIHHVLTPDLLTRQQQVAPTDDETGKELVLALYDYQEKSPGEVTMKKGDILTLLNSTNKVVLLELASLAE, from the exons atggaggaag gtcacttcgctggttcagaaccctcggcccgtcagaacattcttatccaccacgttctaacaccagacctgttaacccgacagcaacaagtggctccaactgacgatgagaccgggaaggagctggttctggctctgtacgactaccaggagaagagtcctggagaggtcaccatgaagaagggcgacatcctcacgctgctcaacagcaccaacaag gttgttttacttgaactcgcgtctttagctgaatga
- the LOC139069948 gene encoding uncharacterized protein isoform X3, with amino-acid sequence MEEGHFAGSEPSARQNILIHHVLTPDLLTRQQQVAPTDDETGKELVLALYDYQEKSPGEVTMKKGDILTLLNSTNKLNEDGETGRTWSRSRSCRRSLTTSRRT; translated from the exons atggaggaag gtcacttcgctggttcagaaccctcggcccgtcagaacattcttatccaccacgttctaacaccagacctgttaacccgacagcaacaagtggctccaactgacgatgagaccgggaaggagctggttctggctctgtacgactaccaggagaagagtcctggagaggtcaccatgaagaagggcgacatcctcacgctgctcaacagcaccaacaag ctgaatgaggatggagagacgggtcggacctggagcaggtcgaggtcttgcagaagaagtttgacgacttccagaag gacctga
- the LOC139069948 gene encoding spectrin alpha chain, non-erythrocytic 1-like isoform X4, whose amino-acid sequence MLGSAHEVQRFHRDADETKEWIEEKNQALNTDNYGHHLASVQALQREHEGFERDLAALGDKVRIPDRYQDPSCLWRHVLHGSGDSTPAVPDQRSAGCFPI is encoded by the exons atgctgggcagcgcccatgaggtgcagcgcttccacag agacgctgatgagaccaaagagtggatcgaggagaagaaccaggccctgaacacagacaactacggccaccacctggccagcgttcaggctctgcagcgtgaacatgaaggctttgagcgtgacctggcagctctgggtgataaggtccgcattcctgatcggtaccaggacccgagttgtctctggagacacgttcttcatggttctggtgactccaccccagccgttcctgatcagcgatcagcggggtgctttcctatttaa
- the LOC139069948 gene encoding uncharacterized protein isoform X1 yields MKALSVTWQLWVIRSAFLIGTRTRVVSGDTFFMVLVTPPQPFLISDQRGAFLFKVDGGHNLTPEDCLSFGFLSTSLDTDLYSRIWIFNTRTLSPPSITHLSSHPVPHPPGRPASLHLCSLSCASPGSLPLSPPANTYTHHNAELLLQFQPQTYLCTLSSSL; encoded by the exons atgaaggctttgagcgtgacctggcagctctgggtgataaggtccgcattcctgatcggtaccaggacccgagttgtctctggagacacgttcttcatggttctggtgactccaccccagccgttcctgatcagcgatcagcggggtgctttcctatttaaggtggatggaggacacaatttgacgccagaagattgcctcagttttg gattcctgtcgacctcattggatactgacctctactccaggatttggatattcaacacacggaccttatcaccaccctccataacccacctctcatctcacccagtgccccatccaccaggacgccccgcttctctccacctctgctccctctcctgcgcttcccccggctctctacctctctctcctccagccaacacgtacacccaccaca atgctgagctgttgttgcagttccaaccacagacttatctgtgcaccttaagttcctccttataa